In a single window of the Candidatus Kaiserbacteria bacterium genome:
- a CDS encoding pyridoxamine 5'-phosphate oxidase family protein, producing MEQATLRHTIIDFLNNHRKAVFAISDEDGLPTTSLMLYIIDDELNVFFGTRKAFSKYQHIIDQPVVSLSVIEEAVDPLRVVDIRGTVEELAPHDQENVHRWFKEKNRSKYYVEGAEDFVMFKLTPNFVRWLNAESGELCIVDLTQIRSW from the coding sequence ATGGAACAAGCAACTCTTCGCCATACCATCATTGATTTTTTAAACAATCATCGTAAAGCAGTCTTTGCTATTTCTGATGAAGATGGTTTGCCTACCACCTCACTCATGCTCTACATCATTGATGATGAGTTGAATGTGTTCTTTGGTACCCGCAAGGCATTTTCAAAATATCAACACATTATTGATCAGCCTGTCGTCTCTCTTTCAGTTATTGAAGAAGCAGTCGACCCACTTAGAGTAGTGGATATTCGTGGCACGGTAGAAGAACTCGCTCCGCATGATCAAGAAAATGTGCATCGGTGGTTCAAAGAAAAGAATCGTTCCAAATATTACGTGGAAGGAGCAGAAGATTTTGTCATGTTTAAACTCACTCCTAATTTCGTGCGCTGGCTTAATGCCGAAAGTGGCGAACTTTGTATTGTGGACCTTACACAGATTCGTTCTTGGTAG